A genomic stretch from Lathyrus oleraceus cultivar Zhongwan6 chromosome 2, CAAS_Psat_ZW6_1.0, whole genome shotgun sequence includes:
- the LOC127118338 gene encoding uncharacterized protein LOC127118338: MKTLSERCESSKEISLSKATKILSKFVSADNGALQVVNAYLHRASAAFNELNQFHRELRPSQSHRKNCGSHTSDNSGRVVENHAKRVDVKYENGFGRERVHDENGDEKLIWNDVKLGQELNGSVLGGSEKQKIKRRRMNLVIGRVMENYLKGNKMKLNQSRAMKFEEVGTEEGKKQKREKKNKKDTNLEGENAKEKEQIEVDKKLSNSVRSENGGLVGSREIETENKLHAEEVKTEQRKKRKNKNVEEV; this comes from the coding sequence ATGAAAACGCTATCTGAACGTTGTGAATCATCTAAGGAGATATCACTCTCCAAAGCTACCAAAATTCTCTCCAAATTTGTCTCCGCTGACAATGGTGCTTTACAAGTCGTCAATGCATATCTCCACCGTGCTTCCGCGGCTTTCAACGAGCTTAATCAGTTTCACAGGGAGCTTAGACCATCACAGTCTCATAGGAAGAATTGCGGAAGCCACACATCAGATAATAGCGGGAGAGTGGTGGAAAATCATGCTAAGCGTGTTGATGTGAAATATGAGAATGGGTTTGGAAGAGAAAGGGTTCATGATGAGAATGGTGATGAAAAGCTGATTTGGAATGATGTTAAATTGGGTCAAGAACTTAATGGTTCTGTTTTGGGTGGAAGTGAGAAGCAAAAGATAAAAAGAAGAAGGATGAATTTGGTGATAGGGAGGGTGATGGAAAACTATCTAAAAGGAAACAAAATGAAACTGAATCAGAGCAGGGCAATGAAGTTCGAAGAAGTAGGAACGGAGGAGGGAAAGAAGCAAAAGAGAGAGAAGAAGAACAAGAAGGACACAAATTTAGAAGGTGAGAATGCAAAGGAAAAAGAACAGATAGAGGTAGACAAAAAACTTAGCAACAGTGTGAGGAGTGAAAATGGAGGGTTAGTTGGTTCTCGGGAAATTGAAACTGAGAATAAATTACATGCTGAAGAGGTAAAGACGGAGCAAAGGAAGAAGAGGAAGAATAAAAACGTGGAAGAAGTATAA